Within Tenebrio molitor chromosome 3, icTenMoli1.1, whole genome shotgun sequence, the genomic segment gaTCATAgtgacaataaagtatggcttacaattttttttgaagtgacagaaattgacggccaaaattttttggcagcCATAGtaatatctgttcacgttggaaagaacatcagtggtgcaaataactgacctgttactatgacaattgacaactcatatgaaagttaatgccaaataTGTGCCATTTGCACCACTCATGTTCATTCTAACGTGAACAGATCGATCGATCGATCGTGGTTCCTAGGGGAGTGTTTGAGAGTTAGATTTGAGTTGGCAACCtggttttcacaaaatttgtgaaggtaattcaagcaaatttaaatagttaacataatatttatatttaaattcactctaaaaacattttgttaatgagcaattttatttaaacgcagataatgataattttgacaataaaagtgcAGCGAATTATCAATCCAAAAacgcccctaggaaccaggatggagccaactctctttaatatactaactTTAAGACAaactacgaggttgtgggacaacgtagaagaccaaaagcagttaaaaaaaattttacctcaaaaattaaatgtcaatttattttttgacagaattttttaaatattttttcagagttctacatgaaaccagtagctcgcggttaaagtttggcagGCATTTACCCTGTATAGTTACTTTGGTGTCCTTGATATTTTTTCTAGATCTAAATTCTGATCTTATTTCAAACTTTACGGCTGATGGCGAAATTGTCTTGAACTTCTTACCGAATGGaattgaaacattaaaaaaatacaggaGGAATAAAAACTAGATGTTTATAAATTGATGTTCACATAGTCTAAACCGAACCAAATCAATTCGAATCAAAATAATTCGGCTGGTTCGTTCGATTGAGCGAATACTACAGTAATGTCAACAAGAAACttcctaggatttagggatattcgttttTATAGGTTGcctaaatttggttaggttggaggaggctatgtggtttctggtgacaaacaaaagatatcgtacccaatacaaaaatgtaagggAGCGAATTCATTCTAACAGTTTTTGCAAATGGCTAATTTCTCGCTAGCtgataataatgttttttcgtttcacaatcttGCGAACAGAATCTCTCAATtgatagtaaccaaccttagacattcaaaattacttttgaaaattctagttacatacaacatgaaaaacgtaatttcGCTAAAAGTTGGAATCTTAGGGAATAAGTTCTTGTTGACATTACTATACATACCAAATCACTATAAatgtttgtgattttctttgtTAGGTAGGCTATGTATTTTAAGTTTTATATGTGTATActtgattttcaaattcttaTGACAAACGAAAAGTCAAATTAAACAAAGCCGTTTTATCATGATTTAGTTTTTACTACGGGCTATTTATTGCAATGTGTTATTTTCGGAATGaattgcaaaatgaaaattaattcccGTTAGTAAAACTTGTTTTCACCATTATatcataaaattgtatttgcaATGAGGACTGTTGACAATAACACTAATTTTCCGAAACCTTAACACGAATCAGGAGATGACATACCTATTGACAATAACAAGTCTTGTAAGTTGCTTGGGAATCCCAACTTACTAAATCtgcttcaataaaaaatgttttcgtcATTGTCaataaagtaattaattttataacttttttaaGACATATGCAAAATTtgtcagaaaaagttttaAAGATATAATTATCAACTTGAAACAGGCAAGTCCATTTATAATTTAGTTGGATGAACGTCGGGACTGTTAAAGTTTTTGGAGATCAAAATGTTGGACTGACGACTATTTACCGAATAATAAAGAAATGTGAAGAAAGCCTGTAGTATCCATGAATTAGCCAAAAATTGGAAGACCTAACTTTTGGGCTCAAACGAAATTAATAGCCCTattcaaaatacatatttaaacacGATTTGAATGTCGCATCGCAAATTAGAGCACCGATTTGAAATTTCGCACATACCTACTCGTAATTTTGCACAGGATTTTggcgaaaaattatttaaacaatgaacaaaaagGAAGTACACAGTCGGCCCAACTTGAGAGAATTCCCAGGTGCTGCAGAGCTTTAAGGCGTCGATATTTTACTGCCACAGGTTCAGATGTGAAGGGTAATGACGGTTTTACCCttggaaatagttatttttctacaaacactagtaaaatgtacatttttaaCACGGCGTACATGcattaaaaatttagtttttttccTACCTACCTACAATCGAGGAAAACAGGCAACAGTCCATGACTCAATGCTCTTCTGCGTCCTGctttcaattatatttttaacataacctcattCTTAAGTGTTTTTAATGGTGTTTGTACtgtttgtagaaaaaatagtgtatgatATTCATGtgaaaagtgattttattttgttcgaagGGTTTCTCCACTCGCTGCGCTCCTTCCGAAATCTTCCCTTctctcaaaataaaatcttacttttaacacttacctatatcataaataactattattgtaTAAGTGTTTTGGATAGCATTTTATCGTCGCAAGAATGTTTAGAACGCACGAGCGACTAAAACACCAATGCAATACATATaacgttttatccacaatcacaagcccaaattattatttaaaatatcacaAAGAATGTCCCTTCTGAAGCTCGGTGAAACTTACAGTAACGAATGGGAATCTGTGTGTTATTTCACTTATCTAGtagttattattaaatattctggCCAATCTTGTTTCATGTTTTTGTGCAAAAATAACTAAGGACTTCTTaactaaaaataacaataatcttGTACCTAAAGATGAGAACTCTCCAAAGGTTTCTGAGATGCGAGctattgaaaaatgttacgtAAATTTCGCTAGAAAAGTTTACAATTATTGTTGGGAAGCCCAAAATGAGACAAGTTCGAACTAAATTAGGcacaattaaagaaaatgatCCTCGGTATGCTGTCAGTGTTGTAAAAttaactatttattattttaagatGTAGGAACTGAAGAACCACTTGTGTTGTTGTACCtatcaataaacattttcctaATGTTTCTTTAAGAGCTCTAACTTTATTGCTAAAACTTACGAGTATGTTACACATCAGTAGTCAAGTGTGCGTCGGGCGACAAAGTACTTTGTCGATTCAATTTGGATTTAGTTCAGTACCTATCAgacattattaaatttacaagTATCAGCATCAGAATGAAAAGGTCCTTCATCAACACGTGTTATCTTAGCAGAAGTCGTTACAGTTAGTTAATGCATCCACACATTTTGCAGTAAGTTGCCATAATTATAAACTATGTACCTATATCATTCATGTCCATCTCGTCACGGTGACACAAAAATTCTGCACAATATCGTAAATCAATATAAATTACGAGCCTTTAcaaatgttgtcttttaaaCTATTATTCAAAAACTTGGATCTGAACAATTCGAGTACACTGTCAACTGCTTTTAGTACaaggtcattataaataattgtcccatcgcagttggcgttgaaaacccacacaaattttggatgtgcataagtttggaaaaaaaatgtgggaTATCCTCAACACAAAacaattctgcgtaaatgacttttgagGGTGAAAtaaaaaggatggaaattatcccatatccttgtattttcgaCGCCTataaatagggaaaatttgtccgaatttgttgaCCTCATTAGCAatcattgttacatcaactctataataaagtcgtaggtgcaagcacaaTGCTTTGTACATGTTTCTATGGATATTATCGAAAGAAATAATGTCAAAGTTTGggactgacgggcaccttttaccttttattattattcttgcTAAACTACCAGGATAATCaagtaatcacctttaactcagcagcgtactagcaactgtgaccaaattttgaatcatttgtatctcgaaaacgaaagaACTTTcataagaaaacatttttgtctgtgacttcttctcatcatcaccaattaccggtttttttccaaacttatttcagaatcacccttaTAAACTTCACAGCTAAGCTCCACCTACAGGTCCTTGTCGCTTGATTTTCATTCTACGTGACTAAATTCTTTTAAATGTTACGCCACTGATGGGTCTTGCGTTTCTGTATCTCcatttttccatagtgtgaaaccttcttacgagatataggttagaattaacgtcaaaattcaatgacatgaCAATGTACAATTGCGACCATCCAaaagtaaatgtttttttaaatatagtttgatttttactttacgtcctaaaatgtcacagtttgacactagcgttaaaaaaattattgaaagtattttttaaaggccacgacatctcactccgattaggcagctagggctattgcaaagctagaagaaaactggtcgttggctgctgtgacgagagaattacattgcagtaagacttgcatcttcctgctgcacgaacgccaatgaatacagcctaatttaatctaacgaaaaatacggaaattttcgcaagctatcgttcacttttggatggccgcgattgtaccaacaaagccaaaaaaaaataaataaataaaaagcaaatttcaaccaaaaagtaaaattctgatttttatactgatCTACCcctcctataattatttacgaaatcagcggaaaaaaataccaattaaattttttagtaacacgatattgtttttttttcgtcatagatacacattatgaaaaacaactcataaCTCCCTTgggatatttcaaattttttcgcccACCGCACTGTTTACAACTAACTCATGAGAACAAAACTATAGCAACCATATATTCACGCAATCttccctgcaaaatatttttaagaaagttttaacttttaaagctatactaaatttcacagaaaattctgtaaaaatgacaaagacagactatgatcctgatcgttcattggtcctgatcgagggtctctctcattttctaacaaattttctacaaaatttagcatcgtgtcaaactagCTTAAGGACAGACACTTTGatatctcccttaatgcataaatatctattatttatgacctgctacttgtgctgtcaTAAATTTAGGTGataatggaaactgtcaattttatggcaaacgGTCGGCTACTAGGGAATGATCCTTTTGTTGAcaaattataccattttaccataaatcacgcgtctggtttgcgtttaaataaaaaagcgaattatttagtcaatcaagtcaaaatttgtaattgtgccaccagggtttgatgcgctAGCAGATTCATTTGGGGTAAAagctttataggtaaattaacagttaatatcagaaaactaacaaaagtgttacggccttatttattaaccaaaatttttttaaaaattctcaaatatatcAATATATTatcttatcaataattagttaggtatataaaatatcgccaattttaattaattagaagtcgcgatttctcgcttGCGCGTATGCGATACCCGACACTCTACATAGaggatcattataaatgattgtatactccgtacggtgacagattgcacgtttttgaattctagttccaaaacataacgcagtgaaaaatactaaactctccatctcaattgtttcacgttatgtagaaaaccgttgcaaccttgcagattaattcccgccatgcttgtttctgtgtctgtcttctgtcaaaaaacgtgcaatctatcagagtacggagtataccatcgtagtaggcgttggcgAGCGTTGGTGGCTAaattgaatgtgccgcaagcttgaTAACATGAGTGAGCCTAGCATGGCCAATAGATGGCGctactggcggtagtggaaatctgtctactagtttgtctaacgttgcgaagcaggcggcacatccaaaatttgtgtgggttttcaacgccaactgcgatgggacaatcatttataatgacctgtataacaaataaaaatatctattcTTGTCAGACgtaatgatttattttccaTTATTATTCTTAATTTGCCACTGTTGAGGTTTGGGGAGGCACTGCTCCTGTCTGTGCCCGCTGACACCAGCCCTCGAGCCCTCCCTCCATATTAGTATTATCAAGTGTAAGATTCTaagatttataaattatttatatgtaCGAGTATTATGTATAGTATTTTCAGATAAGAATATTTCATCTTATTCAttgaaatgataaaaaaatctCAAAGATATTGTACGATTatgattatattttaaatagtacTCAAAAtgctaaaattaaatttctttgcAGTGTTTCTTAGAATGTACCTAACTATGTAGTTGTAACTAGTTTGCCTACCCAACTTCTGTAAAAGTTcattcttgatttttttttgcatttagaTACAGGATGTCTCGTAAGTAAACGGAAATCTCTTGAGGAATGACAGAAACGACCTCAGTAATTAATATCctgttgtttttttcttcttcgagTTCTTCGTTTAAGAGGTAAAAATGTATAAAGTCACCCAATGAGGAGTTCTTTACaagttgataaaaattttagaatcaagttatgacataaaattttgacaaatgtgACATTCTAATTCAGCGTCGTTACAAGAAGGAAAACtattgaaaaaagaaataatttatttaaaatgaaaattactaGTAAACAACAAACTTAGTCTAAGTACCCGCCATTTTGTTGTAAACAGGCTTGAGCAcgacgaattaaaaatgtctctaCTAAATGGAATATCTCTTGAttacttttaatttagttagaagctatttgaattttatgctATAAATCTTGTTCATTATTGGATGGGGTTTCATAACCCAATGATTTTACATGGCCCCGATAGTAGAAATCAAGAGGGTTGAGGTCCGGAGACCGTGGTGGCCAAGCTATGGGACCAACAAACGCTGATGATGAACTTCTCTAACCACGTGAGGGTTAATGTAAGCCCAATAGTGCATATTTCCTAAATTTAATACTCCGTTGCGAGAAAGTTAGACTCGTCTGTGAAAAgtataatttcaataaatgcaTTCTTGTGCACTCATTTGTAATAACCActcgcaaaaattatatagTCGTGGGTAATCTTCCGGGAGTAAGTTCTGCGTTCGTACATAATGATATGGATGCATTTGTTCTCAATTCAAAATTCTCCAAACTGTGCCTTTTGAAGCTCGGACTTGTCGAACGATCTGTCTGACACTTCTGCGTGAAGCGCACCAGATCTAAACCTTGTTTATCAAACTCACCATTGTCCAATCTAGGTTTTCCCATATCAATGCTACTAACATTCAAATGACCAAATTCCCTCAATTTCCGGTCGATCCTCGCAAAAACGCTTCTGTGTGGGATGCGTCTATTCGGAAACATTTCTCGATAAATACCTACTTTCTCGCTGCAGCCAAACTGTTTGTATGCACCTCACCGCCTATCGCTATACTCTTGTATagtgcattcattttaaatgttgggttttgtagtaaaacttgcctgctttgacaACATGCTCGTCATTTTGGTGTAAGTCTGAAGATTGGCAAAGAAAGGTTTGgagaaaaatgtgtttagagtttttcaattattgtgTCTTTTAAGATGTTTGGatcaaaatttagaaataattaacgCGTTGCGATATACTTGTAGAAAAAAACTTTGTCATCATGTAGAAATATCGATATCTCTTtagaattgaaaattaaagatGTTATTTACGCACAAAAAATGGATGCTTTCTCGTATACATTTTTTCGGTACTGATAGAGtcttaaagcaaaaaaaaatgtgaaaatgaaGAAAGGGGGGCCGAAGACCGACACTTATTCCGGACGCTATAACTATTACGCCGCCCCCGGTCTACAGGAAGGTTTCTTCGGGCTTCGCCTCGTTTCCCgaaggaaaataatttttaaagagAAAATGGCCCGATGAGGAGATTTTCttctgacgggaattcgagtctAGAATTTGGGGTATGTACCActtatagtcctacagaaactctagtggaattcgtctttggttgtaaatttgtttgttacttgaaaaatagaattttatgctgcagcaataatcctactgataaatgctaatgagtagggcccggattttaggcaaaatggactatttttattttttaaggcacatgtatgaaacttgtctataaatgatttctggcttaattagagtaattagagccatatttgattctgcctattcggcctaaaatgccctttaaatacctattttaccttttaactgcctgaacatgcctaaaatgaccaaaaatcaatttcattctgggaagtttacggtattgaaaatgtaaaagtggtacctcaataaaatttacaatgctttatgattttaaaatttaaggagatgtaattactgaaatgtacaaagtgcagtacaatacaggaattactttttcgcttttacggttgggaccatgatgtcagcggtaaatactccgacaatacctaagtaccacaaaccattagactggactggcataaattacagagtttatctgtttgcctctgttcgaaggggtgcaggtatacgcggtctaatgttttctgatacttaggtattgttagaagctttaacgtttataaaatggtccttgccataaaaacgaaaattaaaatcccgaagtgaaacaataagagaaaccttaagggtgtcattttctaaaaatttaagaaatataaaattaaccatctcctctgaaatttggtgggagacgtaaatataagcattacaaatttgtcatttctcgtttactttatctccgtgcagtggtcgtgtttcttgtgaacctgtttaaagtgaacataatgccgaaacaaaaaattagtttacgcgaaaaaatattacagtggacaagcaagaaagatttatatgaaataaaatcaacccgagaaatgttttgtaaagcttgtggtaaactggtaagttaagcataattaaaaatatgtcattttatattttttacttatttgaaaattttattttttgtagtttatatgcgaaaaaaaatgtcacttgcaacagcatgagcaaacggccatccataaagagaacattatgacaccgcttcggcaaacgttgctgacacagaacttggaggaatcggcaaatagtacattcaatatggaactttgtaacgtctttttagctgccaatataccatggcacaaactacaaaatcctgcgtttcagaattttctgacaaaatattgtggtagaaaaattccggatgagtctactttacggaaaaattatttaccaaaatgctacaaagatgtatgaacatactatcttttaatatttaatttaaaattattttcacttttagactattgaccgcattcggaatgagctggatccttttaacatatgggtttcagttgacgaaacaacagatgcacttgggcgatatgtggcgaattgtctggttgggaaactttcagaagatgaacctggaaaatcttatcttttggcgtctaaacaattagaaagaacaaatcatgagacaatagctagattcgtaaatcaatctttaggtaagggtttttcacttttttaaatttattttgatttaaaatttctatgcgtagaaatcttgtggagtaccagagttgttgctgaaaagtttcttttgtttgtaacggatggagcaccatatatgataaaatctggtagacaccttaaggtgttttatccaaaaattgtgcatgtcacatgcttagcgcatgctttaaatctagtggctgaaaaaattcgctatcaatatgaagatgtggataatttaatttcg encodes:
- the LOC138126451 gene encoding uncharacterized protein; translated protein: MPKQKISLREKILQWTSKKDLYEIKSTREMFCKACGKLFICEKKCHLQQHEQTAIHKENIMTPLRQTLLTQNLEESANSTFNMELCNVFLAANIPWHKLQNPAFQNFLTKYCGRKIPDESTLRKNYLPKCYKDTIDRIRNELDPFNIWVSVDETTDALGRYVANCLVGKLSEDEPGKSYLLASKQLERTNHETIARFVNQSLEILWSTRVVAEKFLLFVTDGAPYMIKSGRHLKVFYPKIVHVTCLAHALNLVAEKIRYQYEDVDNLISNVKKIFVKAPLRVEMYKEKLKEMPLPPQPILTRWGTWLQAAMFYSEHFDSIKEVVMSFDGSSAVAIQKAQSIMKKPGIKNQLIYVRSNFKIICESITQLEKNGLPLTDSIKIVENVFTSLKKSPGPVAAVALKKLEDVTEKNPGYKFLLELARIFRGEDVPEHDTKMEEIYYKFAPITSCEVERSFSKYKSILVDNRQCFKVENLEQYLVCNVNT